A stretch of DNA from Desulfovibrio gilichinskyi:
GAAGAAGCCACGGCAACGCTCCGATATGATCTTCATGACCATGAGTTAAAACAATCGCTTTAAGGCGATCTTTCAGAGCCAGAATATGGTCAAAGCGTGGAATGGCAACATCTACACCGAAAAGAGCATTATCTGGAAAGAGCAGTCCGCAGTCTACAATAACGACATTCTCTTCAGTACTGAACATCATGCAGTTAAGGCCGATTTCTCCAAGTCCACCAAGTGGGCATACCGTTAGCTGGTGCTCACTCATTCCTCATCTCCGCATAAGCTTTGTCCATAATATCCTGTAAATCTTCTTTTACTTTCTCTCTTTCCTTTAAGGAGTACTTGCTTGTATCGATGGGAGGGAGAGCTTTGATTTTAATTTTTTGACAGGGGTTCATTATAAGCTTGCCTTTATATAGAACTTTTTCCGGTCCGACCATTAATATAGGAGCTATCGGTTTTTGACATTTTAAAGCCAGAATCATTCCGCCGATCTTAAAAGGCAAAAGTTTGTTCGGATTTGGATTCCGTGTTCCTTCAGGAAAGATTAATGGAGAATGTCCACTGTTTGCGACATCGACAGCATGCTGAATGTCTTTCATCCCTTTTCTGCTGTTCTCTCTATCTATTGAAATATGTTTCGCCGCAGCCATTGCATGACCGAATATCGGGAATTTAAATAAGGATTTTTTAGCTACGAATTTAAACTGCCATGGACTTAAAAAATGGAACAGCAAAGGGATGTCGAAAAAGCTTTGGTGGTTGACCATGAAAATGTAAGTTTGCTTTTCATCAAGGGCACTGAGGTCTACATCAAATTCGCATCCACTGTTTTTAATCATAGCCTTTCCCCAAGAGCGTTCGCACCAGTGGAAATTTTTTTGAGTTTTAGAAAAAATGATTACGAGGGAGTAAAAAATAGTCAGCGGGAAAAATAGTAAGTAGAAATATATAAGTCTTAGCATTTTGTTATCGTTAAATATTTAGTGTTAAAAGTTTATTAAATTCAAAAAACTACGTTTTGGAGCTTTGCGTTCTTTAACCACTAACTTGATAGTGTAATTTAGCACGGGAAACAAGAGCAGATCTTAAAAAGAAAAAGTTAGGAGTGTAAAGCCCTTGCCGTATAATGAAATAAAGGGTGCTCATAAAAAAGGCTGTGAGGTTAACCTCACAGCCTGACAATAACAATTTGAAACCGTCAACCCGTTTTAAGAGGGTTCATAAAGGCTATTAGAATCAATTTTGATCTTCGTTAATCCTCAACAGGAGAATCATATTCAGATATAATTTTTTCAGCTATCTGGGATGGGCATTCTTCATAATGAGAAAACTCCATGGTGAATGTCCCCTGTCCTCCGGTCATAGAGCGCAGGTCCGGTGCATATTGTAGAATTTCCGACATCGGCACATGGGCTTTAACTTCAGTTATTCCGGCAGTTGACCCTGATCCTAGGACTTTCCCTCTGCGACTTGAAAGATCTCCTATGATATCTCCCATGAATTCATCCGGAGCTTCAACAAGAATATTCATAATCGGTTCAAGCAGGGTTACCCCGGCAGCTTCACATGCTTTTTTGAAAGCCATGGACCCCGCAACTTTGAATGCCATTTCAGACGAATCAACAGCGTGGTATGATCCGTCGTAAAGGGTGACCTGAAAATCGATAATCGGCGCACCTGCCAGTACTCCTCTTGTTGCAGCTTCCTGAACGCCTTTATCAACCGCAGGAATGTATTGCTTAGGGATTACGCCGCCGACAATTGCATTAACAAATTTATATCCTGTACCCTTAGGTAGCGGTTCAAGTTTTATCCAGCAGTCTCCGAACTGTCCGCGACCACCTGACTGTTTTTTATAACGCCCTTGAACTTCCGCTGATCCTTTAATTGTCTCGCGGTAAGGAACTTTCGGTGTTTTTAAAATTATGTCAGTCTTATAGCGACGTTTTGCCTTTTCAACTGAAATTTCAATATGATTCTGCCCCATGCCGGAAAGGAGAATGTCTCCAGACTCACCGTCACGGGAAAGTGTTAAATTGATATCTTCAACGAGAAGCTTCATAATGGCTTGGAAAACCTTATCTTCGTCACCTTTTTCTGCAGGAGCAAGTGCAAAGGTTATAAGTTGCGGAGCTACTTTAGGCTTTTTAAGTTCAAACCGGTTTTTCTCGTCACAAAGAGTGTCTCCGGTGAAAGTTTCTTTTAACTTGGCAAGGGTTATGATTGCTCCAGGTCCGACAGGTTCTTTAACAGCACGCTGTTCTTTTCCGTTAAGCAATTGAATTGTTCCGAGTCTTTCTTTGGAATCTCTTCCGGGATTTGTCAGGGTCAGGTCTCCGGTTACAGTTCCTGATAAAACGCGGCAGACTGTGAGTTGTCCGGCAAACGGGTCTGCCAGAGTTTTGAAAACAAAGCATGCAACAGGTGCATCAGGCGAAGACGCTCTGGTTGAACCGTCTTCTGCTTGCCAGTCAGCGTGTTCAAGCGGAGAGGGCAGATAGGTTTGAACCATATCCAGTAAGAAAGATCCCCCTTTGTTTTCAAGAGCTGAACCTAAACAAACAGGGAAGATTGTACGGTTTTTTACACCTGAAGAGAGCCCTTCAGTAACTTCTTCAGCGGTCAGTTCGCCTATTTCAAGATATTTTTCCATGAGGTTTTCATCACTTTCGGCGATGTTTTCAATCATGGTTTCGCGTAGAATTTCAATTTCTTCTGCAAGGTCGTCAGGAATATCGCTTTTGGCGACCTTACCGTTTTCTTCGAACATATATGCTGTGCCGGAAAGCATATCCACAAACCCTTTAAAATTTTCCTTGCTTCCTATTGGATACTGGAGCAGTACGGGGCTGATACCGAGCGAAGAGTTCAGGCTGTTGAACGCGGCGTCAAAATCTGCTCGATCACGGTCCATTTTATTGATAAAAATTATTGCAGGAAGTGCAGCTTTTTCAACTGCCGCCCATATTTTGCGGGAAAGAGGCTTGACTCCGTCCACTGCGTCGATGGTAAAGATAACACCGTCAGATGCTGTCAAAGTGTATGGAAGATCTCCGCAAAAATTTGGATCACCCGGAGTATCAATAAGGTAGTGGTTGTTTTTCTTCCATTTGTAACCGGCAAATCCCGGTTGAATTGATCCGCGGCGTTTAGTTTCTTCAGGCTCGTTATCGAGGGATGTTGTTCCTTCTTCGATTTTGCCGAGACGATCAATTACGCCTGTGTTAAAAAGTAGCATTTCTGCGGTCGATGTTTTACCACAACCGCTATGGCCTACAAGTGCATAAGTCCGTTGGTTCTTCAAGGCTTCAGACATTCACAACTCCGTTTCTCTGAATGTTCAATTAGCCGGGATAAAAGTCCCTGCTCCCAGTACGATTGTGCAACTTATACTTTTACAATGGTTAGCACATATTGTGACACCATTGCCAACATGTCAAGCACAGAGAATTAATGAATGTTGTTTTGCAGATGCCCGTTAAACAAGAAAAAAAATAATGATTTTATTCGGAGGTTCTTATAGTGACTGATGCTCAAATATACAGTTTTGACCCGGACGAAATAGACTGTTCCGGTAGCTGGCTGCTTTATCCTTCTCTATTTGATGAAGAGTTTATCAGTTCTATAAAAACAGTGGGACAGCTTGCACCTGTTCTTCTCGCAAAGAATGGAAATAAAGTTGTTCTTGTTGCCGGACGATCAAGGGTTCTTGCAGCTGAAAGGCTGGGCCTGAACGTGTCGGGTGTTTTTGTGGACGCCAGAGAAGATATTTCACGGGCATTTGTTCATATGGAAGAGAACCGGACACGGGTCATAGATGATGCTCTTAAACTGACTGTTTTCAGATTTTTTCATAATCGTGTATCCGAAGAAGAACTGTCCAAACGAGTCGCACCTCTATTAGGTATAAAATTCAAGGATAGAGATCTGAAACTCTGGCTCGAATGGCTGTCTTTGCCGCAGGAGTTTGATGATATCCTTAAGTCCGGTAATTTCCCTCTTGCGGCGGTGTCAATCTTATCAAAACTTTCAGCTGATGATAAAAAAGCGGTTCTGCCTTATTTTGAAAAATTAGGCTGGTCCCGTTCAAATGCTGTAAATTTCTTAACATGGCTTTATGAAACATCCAGAAGAGATAAAAAATCTGTAGCGGTTCTAATTTCAGAGCATGAGCTTTCTCCTGCAAAGGAAAACGAATCTCCTAAAGATGGTGTTGCGCGTCTTTGTAAGGCGGCAAAACAGCTTCGTTCTCCAGAATATAGTAAGCTTCTTAAAACTCAGGAAACAATTGTCTCTGAAATTTGCGCCGGTACAAAATGGCGGGTTGAATCCGTCGGTAATTTTGAAACAGGTGAAGTTCTGCTTCAAACCCGTTTCAAGTCGCGGGAAGTTCTGCAAAAGGCTGTTGAAGATTTGAATTCTATTCAGAAGTCAGACGGTTGGGGTAAGCTTTTTGAAATCGGCAGGGAAAAGTAATGGAGAATAAAATACATATTCCATCACACCTTGCGGGAATTGAAAAAATTTATGTAGACCGGACTATGGCAGACGCTCCTTTGACAGAGAGAGTTACGGGACGTCTTCCTGATCTCCCGATTGAAATTGTCGATCCTGAAAACTTTCCTCATGGATCACTCGGCGAAGGGCAGTCACTTTACCTTAAAGAGTACAAAGGGAAATTTCTGCGTTTTTGCCCCGGCACAAGTTATTATCATTGTTGCGGATATCGCATTATTCATATCGGCGAAAACTGCCCGATGGCCTGTTCCTATTGCATTTTGCAGGCATATTTTCAGGACAAAGTTTTGAAAGTATGGGCTAATCAGGAAGATCTTTTTGCTGAACTGGGTAAAGCTTTTTCCGCTGATACCGGGGCCAGATTCCGTGTCGGAACCGGAGAATTCACAGACTCGCTGGCCCTTGAAGCTGTCACCGGATATAGCCGCGATCTTGTTAAATTTCTGGGTGATTATCCCAATGTCTGCCTTGAACTAAAATCTAAGGTGATTGACCTTTCGTGGATGGACAGCGTTAAAAGAACTGACAGAGTTCTGCCTGCGTGGTCACTCAATGCACCTTTTATTAATGAGCATGAAGAATTCGGCGTATCAACGCTGAAGGAAAGGCTTGAAGCCGCAAAAGTCTGCGCTGACGCAGGATTTAAAGTGTGTCTGCATTTCGATCCGATTATTCGTTTTGACGGTTGGCGTGAAGGGTATGCTGAAATTGTTGATATGATATTTGATTATCTGAAACCTGAAAACATTGCTTATTTGAGCATGGGGTCTTTCAGGCATATGCCCCATTTAAAACCCATAATTGAACGTAATTTCCCTGAAACAACTTATATTTTTGATGAATTTATTATCGGCAATGATAATAAGATGCGTTTGCTCAGGCCGCTGCGAGTGCGTCAATTTAAGTTTATAGTTGATAGACTTCGTAAACATGGGATGGATAAGCAGATATATTTCTGCATGGAATCGACCGAAAATTGGCAGGATGTGTTCGGCTACACTCCGAAAGATCTGGGCGGACTTGGAAATCATCTGATGAAACAGGCTTTCAGAGAGTAAAATACTTTGAAATACTGGTTAATTTGATGTATTAGGATTTTCAAAGGGGGATTGTTCAATGTCCTTACAAGATTATCAGACTCGCATAGACAGGCTGCAAAAGGGACTTGGCAAGGCTTTTGCTGAAAGTCCTTTTATTTTTAATATTCCCGGCAAGTCAATCGCGTTAAAGGTCGACCCCTATTATTATGTGGCTTTCGAGCCTTCATTTACAGAACATTTAAGCAGATTCAGTGTAATGCTTAAGCAAAATGTTCGGGATACTCTGGTCCGTACAGGGAATCTTGTTTCAGAACCGGGTACACGTAATCCTCTGATAAAGATTAAGCTTAGGTGGGATGGGCGTACTTATGCACTGAACGGTTGTTTCGTCGAAGCCGAGTTTATTGATCAGGCTCTTAAAATGTATGGCGGAGTGGCCGGTGATATCGGGCTTTCGGAAATGCAGATTCTTTCTTCGGAACGTGAAAAGATCAATGAGTTTTTCGGCGAAAGAACTCTCCTGCAATCAGTCGCTTTTACAGATTAGTCTATCGTTATATTGTTAAAGAAGACCCCGCCGGAACAATTGTTCCGGCGGGGTTCTTTTTTGAAAATATGCTGCTTAAAGATCTATTATTTGCGTAGTTTGCTCTTCGGGCAATGTTCTTCAAGGTAACACACTTCACATCCGCCGGAATAAGGGTGAGGAGTGAATACAGCGTACTGCCTGTTTACAGTTCCTTCCTGATTCCATTCCAGTCCAAGTGATTTGAATGTGTCGAGCACTGCTTCTCCAGGTTTAGGAAGCGGAGCACATTTACCTTCTTCCAGTTCTGGAAGCAGACTCTGCGCCGCGGACATGATCAGTGTTATTGCAAGGTTGTGATGAGCAAGTCCTTCGGTAGGAGTTTCCTGCCAGATTTCTTCGACTGCGTCTTCAACTTCTTTTTCAAGATATAACAGCAGAAAATCAGTTCCTTTTCCGCCTGCAGGTTTTTCAAGTTTGTAAGCTTTAAGGTGGGGCAGCCACTGGTTCCAATATTTTTCAAGGCTTTCCATGAGGGATTGTTCAATGCGGGTGGAACCGTTTAATTCTGCAAAATAGAATATGTTAAATTCCGGAGTTGCTGTGACTTCTGAAACTTTAAGAGCACTCATATGTTATTCCTCGCTTATTTTTCAATTTGTAAGGAGTCCTTTACATGGTTCGAGCCAGACCCTCAAGTGTAAAAAATCCCCGAAAACCAAAACGGTTTCCGGGGATCTTCAAAACAAAGTGAATTCAGATTGCTGCTAGATTTTGCAGGCGGTTCTGAGGTCAGCTATTGCATCGGTTTTTTCCCAGGTAAAGTTAGGGTTGTTGCGGCCGAAGTGACCGTAACAAGCGGTATCTTTATAAATAGGACGTCTGAGATCAAGTCTCTGTGAAATGTACCATGGGCGCAGGTCGAATACGTCTTTGACTGCTTTAGTCAAAACTTCATCGGAAACTTCGCCGGTTCCGTGAGATGTTGCAAGAACGGATACTGGTTCTGCTACACCGATAGCGTAAGCAACCTGAACTTCAGCACGTTCTGCAAGTCCTGCAGCTACGATGTTTTTGGCAATGTAGCGGGCCATGTATGCACCGGAGCGGTCAACTTTGGACGGGTCTTTTCCTGAGAAAGCACCACCGCCGTGGTTACCCATTCCGCCGTATGTGTCATTGATGATTTTACGACCGGTAAGGCCGCAGTCGCCCATAGGACCGCCGATTACGAAACGGCCTGTGGTGTTGATGTAAATGTGGGTTTTTTCATCAATCATTTCAGCAGGAAGAGTTGCGAGGACGACTTGTTTTTTGATGTCGTCGTAAATCTGCTGCTGCTCGATTCCGTCATCATGCTGTGCTGCGATAACAACGTCTGCAATGCGGACAGGTTTGCCGTTAAAGTATTCGAAGGATACTTCTGTTTTTCCGTCAGGACGAAGGTAGTCAAGAACCTTGGTTTTACGGACTTCAGCAAGTTTGCGGGAAAGTTGGTGAGACCAGTAAATAGGTGCAGGCATAAGAGTTTCGGTTTCTTTACATGCGAAACCGAACATCATGCCCTGATCGCCGGCACCCTGACTTTCAGGGGAATTGCGGTCAACGCCCTGAGCGATGTCTACAGACTGTTTATCGATAGAAGATATAACTGCGCAAGTGTCAGCGTCAAAACCCATGTTTGAATTTACGTATCCGATTTCGCGGATAGTATCGCGAACTATTGCCTGAAAGTCGGCATATCCGCTTGTAGTAATTTCACCGGCGATAAAAGCCATACCGGTGGTTACCAGAGTTTCACATGCTACTCGTGCATTTGGGTCCTGTGTTAACAGGGCGTCAAGGATTGAGTCTGAAATCTGGTCGGCCACTTTATCCGGGTGACCTTCTGTTACGGATTCAGAGGTAAAAAAGTACTTGCCTTTGCTGCTGATCATTAAAGTTCCTCCTGAGGTGAATAAAACGAGTTCAACGGAACCGTTTTCCGTTAACACTCTTCGTAATATAAGGCTTTAGGTTCATTTTTTATTAATATGAACAAATAGGCCTTCAATCTTACATTTTAATTAGCAAGTTGTCTATTAATCTTGCTTTTCCTAAGCGGACAGCCACAGCGCATAATGCCGGACCGTTAACTTTATCAATTATTGAGATATTTTCTGGGTGGACTATCTGTATATAGTCTATTTCGCTGCCGGGTATCATCTCATTATAGAACTTCGTAAGTTTACCTATGAGTACCTTGGCATCGTTTTCACCCTTATCGACTGATTCTTTGATTGTCCTTAGTCCTTTCTGGAGCATAGGGGCAAGTTTTTTTTCATCGTCAGTCAGGTATATGTTGCGGGAGCTTAAAGCCAGACCGTCTGCGTTGCGGACAATAGGATGTCCGACAATTTCGACCGGAATGTTTAAATCTCTTACCATTCGTTTAATTATAGCTAGCTGCTGCCAGTCTTTTTCTCCGAAAACAGCTATGTCAGGCAGTGCAGTCATAAGAAGTTTTGTTACAACTGTAGCCACTCCGCGAAAGTGTACCGGGCGTGATTTTGCACATAGATTTTCGGACAGTTCCGGCACTTCCACCCATGTGGAATGGTCAGGGTAGTACATTTGGCTCTTTTGAGGTGTAAAAAGGATATCAACACCTTTTTCGCGGGCAAGGTCTGCATCTCTTTTCAGGTCTTGCGGATAATTGTCTAAATCTTCACCAGGGCCGAACTGTGTGGGGTTTACGAAAAGCGAAACGATAACTTTGTCAGCTCGTTTTTTAGCCGCTTCCATCAAAGTCAGATGGCCTTCATGAAAATATCCCATTGAAGGGACCAATGCGATGGTCTTTCCCTGCCGGCGCAGGTCCATGCTCATTTTTTGCAGTTCTTTAGGGTCAGTAATAATTATCATCATATTCGGTTACCTTTTGCAGGTTGCTTAAACTAAAATTAATTTCTAAACACTAAAATGCGGAAAAATCGAGTTACTACCATCAGTTTAAGCTGTCCAGAGTTTGAGTACCATTTTATTTGACTAAAAATAACATTTTAAAAATATTTTGCCTTACTGTTTAAATAGCTGCTTGTATTGAAGCCCTTTGCGGGTTATTGCATTTCCCATGAACAAGGATAGCCTCTTTAAAGATGGAATATGTCTGACTCCGCAAGATCTGATCCGGTATGAGCATACGCTTAAGGATCTGATTAATGAGTTTCTGCCTTTTGACTCTTACAGTCTATACTTTCCTAAGCCTGCAGGTGGAGCCGCGCCGCAACCCCTTGTTACGCGCTATAATCAGGAAGAAAAGCATCTGATGCTGCCTTTGAAGCTCCAAGGTCGTGATCTCTGCTACTTCATCGCCAGAGGCATTAACCTGAAAGCTCCTAAGACTGTGCCTCAATATCTGGAAGCGTTGGCAACAAGCGCGCTTGAAAAAATATTACTCTATAAAACCTCCATTACAGACGGTCTTACCGGAATGGCTACCCGTGAACATTTCATGGTTAAGCTTGTTAAAGAGTTGGATCTTATTCAAAACTGCATGATGCCTGCCCCGAGGGGGTGCAAAGATCCTGGAATTCCTACTTTCAGCGGTTCTGTCGGAGTAGTTGTTCTTGATCTTGATAACTTCCAGCGAATCAATGATAGGTACGGTTATACTTTAGGTGATTCTATCGTAGCAGAAGTCGGCAGAGCTGTCAGCGAAGCTGCGTTCGAATCAGTTGTCTGTGCTCGTCTTTTTGAAGATAAATTCGCATTTCTCATTCCTGACGGCAGACCCAAAGTCTGTGCACAGCTTGCAGAAAAAATGCGGGTAATTGTCGAGCGGCTTCATGTCGAGGACCCTGTGACAGGTGATACCTTAAAAATAAGCACCAGCGCAGGATTTGCAAATTATCCTCAAAGTCTGTCCGGTCCCCATTTTAAGCGCAGCGCGGCAGAACAGGGTAGAATCCTAATGCGCAAGGCGGCTAAAGCCATTGCCACTGCGAAAGATTTCGGTCGAAATTGCGTTTTCGCGTATTCAGATATTTTACAAAAGGGCGGGAAGGTTCTTGAAGTTCTTCCGCTGCAGCGTATTGCGCTGAGCATCGGGCAGAGCGTTGATGCCAGAGAGGGCGGAAGATTTCTCGTATGGTCTCCGGATTATCAGTCCGGTACTCAGGCCAAACTTACTGAAGATGAAAGAATTTCCGGTTCTTATCCTACTATGTATAAGGCCGAAGTTGTAATCATTGAAGTTCAGGAAGAGATTGCGTTTGCTGAAATTCTTCATTTAAGTGATACGGCGTGGCCAGTAACGGCCGGTGACAGACTGACTCTGCTTGACGAGAAAGACAGCTTTTTTGATGCACAGGCAGGTCCTGAAACTTCGGCAACTCCTCAGCGTGATATGGTGACAGGTCTTTTCCGTTATAAGGAATTTATCGGACGATACAGCCGCCTGCGTCAAAACATGGATAAGTTTTCTGTTGCCGTGCTAAGGCTTGCAGCAGGTGTCACTGATCAGGGTGGAAATTTTCAAAAAATCACCGACGCGGAAGTTCAAAAAATAGCATCAAGAGCTGAGAATATTTTTGAAGTTGATCATACCGGCGGAAGGTACAGTCTGAACAGTCTGATTTATTTTTTCCCGAAGCAGGATTCTGATTCTGTCATGGAAATGATTTTGAAACTTGTCAGAGAGTGCGAAGCTGATTTTGACATTGCTCTGTCTGCTGGAGTCGCTTCTTTCCCGTTTCTGAATTACAGGCGCAGTGAAATACTTGATAACTGCCGTAAGGGGCTCGATCATGCTATGATGATGGAAAAACCTATGGTCGCGCAGTTTGACTCTGTTTCACTCAATATCGCCGCGGACAGGCTTTACGTCGATGGTGATATTTACGGAGCAGTCGAAGAATTCAGATTGGCTCTTCTGGCTGATTCCGATAATATTTTAGCGCGTAATTCTCTAGGGATCTGCTATGCACAGCTTGGCAAGCCGGAGCAGGCCCGTAAGCAGTTTGAACAGGTTCTGGAAATAACTCCCAGTAATATAATGGCACTTTATAATCTGGGGTGGGTCTGCCAGATGCTGGGGAATCGTGAAGAAGCAAGAAATGCTTATGAACGTTGTCTTAAGCTTGAACCGGACAATGTTTTCAGTCTTGTAAGGCTCGGAGTGCTTGCAGAGCATGACCTCGGACTTGATGAGGCGGAACAGTTTTATCTTAAGGCTTCTGAACTTAAGGGAGGTGACTCTCTTACCATGAGACATCTGGCGAGAATTTCTTACGCACGTCAGGATATGGAAAAAGCCCGCGAGTATTTGCATCTGGCTCTTAACGCCAATCATAATGATGCATATGCAATGAATCTGCTGGCCCGCCTTTATCTGGAAAGCGGTGAAGATCCGCAGATTGCCGAGGTTTTAGCCCGTCAGAGTGCAGCCCTTAAACCGGGTAAAGAGGAATTCTGGGAAACTCTTGCCACTGCTCTTGAAGTTCAAGGTAAAGATACAGAGGCTGAGCAGGTCCGCTCAAGAATTTAAGACCGTGTCAAGATTTTTAATCGCATTATATCTTATTGTATGCGGTACTATTACGTTCCTTTTGTTTATTCCTATTAATAAAGAAAGAGAATTTTCTCAGACTTTCAGGCATGATGTTCAGCAACGCGTGAAATTAGGAAGCAGCGAGCATGTCTCCGTGCCTCCTCTTTTTAATCAGGTAGCGCAGGAATTTGCCCTTCAACCCGAAATACTTCGCGCGATCGCTGATTATGAAAGCGGCTATAACCCGTGGGCTTTAAATATAGAAGGGCGTAGCATTTATCCTGAATCAAAAGAAGAAGCCCTTGATATTCTGGAAAAAAATAAGATTAAAAGTTTTGATATAGGTTTGATGCAGGTTAATTCTTTCTGGCTTAGAAAATTTGATCTGAATGTTTCTAAAGCTCTTGAGCCTGAAGAAAATGTCAGACTCGGCGCCTGGATTTTGCGGTATTGTCTGGATCGGTACGGGTATAACTGGCGCGCAATCGGTGCATATCATACAGGCTCTCCGGATAAGCTTCCTGATCGATCAAAAGAATATGCTGTCAGGGTTATGCAAAAGTATAAAAAATTACTTGATAAAACTCATTCAAAAGAAAAGTGAGTTTATATTAGCTTTTTTGACGACAACTATAAGTTGCTGCTTAGAATCGTTGTGGAGGTATAGGCTATGAACAAAAATGATTACGTTATATTTAAAGTTGACTCCTGCAAGTTCGCTGTTCCTTCTTTTCTTGTAGATAAAGTTGAGTTGGCTGTTTCACTCACGCCTGTACCTGATGCACCTTACCCTGTTTTAGGAGTTGTAAACGATGGTGGAACAATTGTTCCGGTTGTCGGAGTGCGCAGAAAGATAGGCAGTGATGAACGAGATGTTATTCTTTCTGACCGTTTAATTTTCAGCAGGCTCGGCCACAGGAAAATCGCCATTCTTGCAGACGAAGTAAATGATGTTATTGAGATTCCTCCTGCAATGTCGCAGGATTCAAATCAGATATGGCCCGGTGTTTTTTATTTGAAATCTTTTTCTGGGCTGGGGGATGATGTTGTCTTGATGCAGGATCTTAATTCCATTTTCAGCAACGAACAGGAAAAGACTTTATTTGAAGTTCTTGACGCACTGAACGAACAGGAAAAAATTGATTCGGATGAATGATTTTCTTGCTGATAATAAGATTGATCTTCTGTCCCAGCTTGTCAGAAGAATTTACGGTCTGAAATTTTCTCACGACAGGTGGGAGGATTTGAAATCCGCAATTGTAAAAGTAACAAATGCGACAGGTAAATTTAAATCAGCCGAAGAGTGCCTCGATCATCTTCTGTCGCCTCATGTTGATGAAAAAGATTTTGAGCTTTTTGTCAATCAACTGACCATCGGCGAAACATATTTTTTTCGTGATCCCGGAACTCTTAATGCCTTAGAACAGGATGTTCTACCTAAAAAAAACGGTAAGGGCAGCGGAAGATTTGGCGCCGTCCGCGTCTGGTCTGTGGCCTGTGCTACAGGGGAGGAACCCTATTCTATTGCAATAATGTGCCACCGGTCTAATGTGCGCTCCGAAATATTCGGAACCGATGTTGACAGTGAAGCTTTATATAAAGCGGCTGAAGGAAATTATCGCAAATGGTCTTTCCGGATAGAATCCAATAATTTTAAAGAAACTTATTTCAAATCTTACAATCCCAATTTTTTCCAGTTAGATAAAACAATTAAAGACATGGTCAGTTTTTCCAGATTGAACCTTATCGGCGAAAATCTACCTTCTTATTTGTGGGGCATGGATGTAGTTCTGTGCCGGAATGTCTTAATCTATTTTTCAGAAGAGGGTGTCCGGCTTGTTCTGGATAAAATTTGGGGAAGTCTTAATTGGGATGGCTGGTTAGTTGTCACTCCCAGTGAATCAGCGTTAATTACGGCCTATGGTAAATTTGAACCTGTAAATATAGGGTCGACCCTGATTTTCAGGAAGAATGAAAAATACAGTCCCAAAAAGTACAATGAAACTCTGAATAATTTTTACAATAACAAATTAAATCAATTTCCAGACAGTGATATCGAAGAAGAGATTGAATTTGAAGATGATTTGAGTATTGAAAGTGATGACTTTACCTTTTGCCACCCTGATCCTGATTTATCTTATCCTAATTTCGCGGAGCCTTTTGTTTCATCTGATTCTGTAGAGATTCCATTTGAGAATTCTTCACATTCAAAGATTTTTAATCCTGTTGACGAGGCTCAAGCTCTTAGAAAACGCGGTAATTCCGCCGCGGCTTTGTCTTGCCTGCAAAAAGCTCTTGAT
This window harbors:
- the fusA gene encoding elongation factor G, which encodes MSEALKNQRTYALVGHSGCGKTSTAEMLLFNTGVIDRLGKIEEGTTSLDNEPEETKRRGSIQPGFAGYKWKKNNHYLIDTPGDPNFCGDLPYTLTASDGVIFTIDAVDGVKPLSRKIWAAVEKAALPAIIFINKMDRDRADFDAAFNSLNSSLGISPVLLQYPIGSKENFKGFVDMLSGTAYMFEENGKVAKSDIPDDLAEEIEILRETMIENIAESDENLMEKYLEIGELTAEEVTEGLSSGVKNRTIFPVCLGSALENKGGSFLLDMVQTYLPSPLEHADWQAEDGSTRASSPDAPVACFVFKTLADPFAGQLTVCRVLSGTVTGDLTLTNPGRDSKERLGTIQLLNGKEQRAVKEPVGPGAIITLAKLKETFTGDTLCDEKNRFELKKPKVAPQLITFALAPAEKGDEDKVFQAIMKLLVEDINLTLSRDGESGDILLSGMGQNHIEISVEKAKRRYKTDIILKTPKVPYRETIKGSAEVQGRYKKQSGGRGQFGDCWIKLEPLPKGTGYKFVNAIVGGVIPKQYIPAVDKGVQEAATRGVLAGAPIIDFQVTLYDGSYHAVDSSEMAFKVAGSMAFKKACEAAGVTLLEPIMNILVEAPDEFMGDIIGDLSSRRGKVLGSGSTAGITEVKAHVPMSEILQYAPDLRSMTGGQGTFTMEFSHYEECPSQIAEKIISEYDSPVED
- a CDS encoding ParB N-terminal domain-containing protein — translated: MTDAQIYSFDPDEIDCSGSWLLYPSLFDEEFISSIKTVGQLAPVLLAKNGNKVVLVAGRSRVLAAERLGLNVSGVFVDAREDISRAFVHMEENRTRVIDDALKLTVFRFFHNRVSEEELSKRVAPLLGIKFKDRDLKLWLEWLSLPQEFDDILKSGNFPLAAVSILSKLSADDKKAVLPYFEKLGWSRSNAVNFLTWLYETSRRDKKSVAVLISEHELSPAKENESPKDGVARLCKAAKQLRSPEYSKLLKTQETIVSEICAGTKWRVESVGNFETGEVLLQTRFKSREVLQKAVEDLNSIQKSDGWGKLFEIGREK
- a CDS encoding lysophospholipid acyltransferase family protein, translated to MIKNSGCEFDVDLSALDEKQTYIFMVNHQSFFDIPLLFHFLSPWQFKFVAKKSLFKFPIFGHAMAAAKHISIDRENSRKGMKDIQHAVDVANSGHSPLIFPEGTRNPNPNKLLPFKIGGMILALKCQKPIAPILMVGPEKVLYKGKLIMNPCQKIKIKALPPIDTSKYSLKEREKVKEDLQDIMDKAYAEMRNE
- a CDS encoding SPL family radical SAM protein, producing MENKIHIPSHLAGIEKIYVDRTMADAPLTERVTGRLPDLPIEIVDPENFPHGSLGEGQSLYLKEYKGKFLRFCPGTSYYHCCGYRIIHIGENCPMACSYCILQAYFQDKVLKVWANQEDLFAELGKAFSADTGARFRVGTGEFTDSLALEAVTGYSRDLVKFLGDYPNVCLELKSKVIDLSWMDSVKRTDRVLPAWSLNAPFINEHEEFGVSTLKERLEAAKVCADAGFKVCLHFDPIIRFDGWREGYAEIVDMIFDYLKPENIAYLSMGSFRHMPHLKPIIERNFPETTYIFDEFIIGNDNKMRLLRPLRVRQFKFIVDRLRKHGMDKQIYFCMESTENWQDVFGYTPKDLGGLGNHLMKQAFRE
- the metK gene encoding methionine adenosyltransferase, producing MISSKGKYFFTSESVTEGHPDKVADQISDSILDALLTQDPNARVACETLVTTGMAFIAGEITTSGYADFQAIVRDTIREIGYVNSNMGFDADTCAVISSIDKQSVDIAQGVDRNSPESQGAGDQGMMFGFACKETETLMPAPIYWSHQLSRKLAEVRKTKVLDYLRPDGKTEVSFEYFNGKPVRIADVVIAAQHDDGIEQQQIYDDIKKQVVLATLPAEMIDEKTHIYINTTGRFVIGGPMGDCGLTGRKIINDTYGGMGNHGGGAFSGKDPSKVDRSGAYMARYIAKNIVAAGLAERAEVQVAYAIGVAEPVSVLATSHGTGEVSDEVLTKAVKDVFDLRPWYISQRLDLRRPIYKDTACYGHFGRNNPNFTWEKTDAIADLRTACKI